In Fusarium oxysporum Fo47 chromosome VII, complete sequence, the following proteins share a genomic window:
- a CDS encoding Tetratricopeptide repeat-domain-containing protein: MVVDNADDLRLFGVGQQANDEEMNDTLYKYVPHGSQGTVLWTSRDAHIVGTLVGSPRGIAVRSMTMDEAATLLARRRGDSSTVEREAGVDALLEELHCLPLAISQAGAYMRRMSMTAEQYLGFLRQGKTRWDMLKASDAARHRRPEVSNSMLETSRISTKRIRAESEMSYRMLHVVAYVDSQDIPYELIAAVADRCDNDKEDSVKQATEIEVLEAITRLKEFSFLSLRQTEQGERRYEMHKLVQEALRYGLRVRGTIEKILGETLSTENESENSEAYYAGTTLQIVDGLFPPSEPSSWARCEQYMKHAIRVGEWAEVSRMEVKAATLLQRVSYFLYDRGRWREREPVDSRAWVLRRKVLGEKHPDTIRSMADLAATYHAQGRHDEDEEIAVKVLELRREVLGEKHLDTIRSMAALATTYHEQGRYVEAEGIDQEVLDLRRELLGEKHPDTIRSLADLATTYHQQGRYDEALQLHQTALGLRRHVLVENHPDTMQSVAYLASIREALQQLPSLV; the protein is encoded by the coding sequence ATGGTCGTCGACAACGCTGACGACCTGAGGCTGTTCGGAGTGGGCCAACAAGcaaatgatgaagagatgaacGATACTCTATACAAATATGTCCCTCACGGATCGCAAGGGACGGTACTATGGACGAGTCGAGACGCGCATATTGTCGGCACGCTTGTTGGATCGCCTCGCGGTATTGCAGTGCGTTCTATGACGATGGATGAGGCGGCGACGCTTCTCGCGAGGAGAAGGGGTGATTCGTCGACGGTGGAGAGGGAGGCAGGAGTAGACGCATTGTTGGAAGAGCTGCACTGCCTGCCGTTGGCAATCTCGCAAGCTGGCGCCTATATGCGGCGTATGTCAATGACGGCCGAGCAATACTTAGGTTTCCTTAGGCAAGGTAAGACCCGATGGGATATGCTAAAGGCTAGCGACGCTGCCCGACATCGACGGCCGGAGGTGTCGAACAGTATGCTCGAGACGTCGAGGATCTCGACGAAGCGGATCCGAGCAGAAAGCGAGATGTCGTACCGGATGTTGCATGTGGTTGCATATGTTGACAGTCAGGATATACCGTACGAGCTGATAGCGGCAGTTGCTGATCGATGCGACAATGACAAGGAGGACTCAGTGAAACAGGCCACGGAGATTGAGGTTCTAGAAGCCATCACGCGACTGAAAGAGTTTTCTTTCCTTAGCCTGCGTCAGACAGAGCAAGGCGAGCGAAGGTATGAGATGCACAAGCTCGTGCAAGAGGCCTTGCGATATGGGCTGAGAGTACGTGGCACAATTGAGAAAATCCTGGGCGAGACACTGAGTACCGAGAACGAGTCGGAAAACAGTGAAGCATACTATGCTGGCACAACTCTGCAGATTGTAGATGGCCTCTTCCCACCATCAGAACCGAGTTCATGGGCACGATGCGAGCAGTACATGAAACATGCTATACGAGTGGGGGAGTGGGCGGAGGTGAGCAGGATGGAGGTTAAGGCAGCGACTCTGCTTCAGAGAGTATCGTATTTTCTGTACGATCGAGGGCGGTGGAGAGAGAGGGAACCAGTGGATAGTCGTGCATGGGTTCTCCGACGGAAGGTGCTTGGGGAGAAGCATCCCGATACGATCAGGAGCATGGCGGACCTCGCGGCGACGTACCATGCGCAGGGCCGACatgacgaggacgaagagATCGCGGTCAAGGTACTAGAACTCCGACGAGAGGTTCTTGGGGAGAAACACCTCGATACGATCAGGAGCATGGCAGCTCTCGCAACGACGTACCATGAGCAAGGTCGATATGTCGAGGCTGAAGGCATTGATCAAGAAGTACTGGATCTCCGACGAGAGTTGCTTGGGGAGAAGCATCCGGATACGATTAGGAGCCTGGCGGACCTTGCGACGACGTACCATCAGCAGGGCCGAtatgatgaagctcttcagctcCATCAAACCGCCTTGGGCCTTCGCCGCCATGTGCTTGTAGAAAACCATCCGGATACGATGCAGAGCGTGGCATACCTCGCCTCCATACGCGAGGCGTTACAACAGCTACCGTCGCTTGTATAG